Sequence from the Salinicoccus sp. Bachu38 genome:
CCGACGGCGCCGATGCCGATGACTGCAATTTTCATTTATTTCCCTCCTGGTTGGATGTAGCACTTTTAAATAATATGGTAAACTAATTATAATATATTACTTTCGAATGGAAAGGGGCAGCATCATGAAAGCTACAAGTGATTGGAAACGGATGAAAATGGAGGGGGAGCGGATCACGATGGTCACAGCCTACGACTATCCGAGTGCGAAGCAGAGTGAAGCGGCCGGACTGGACACCCTGCTCGTCGGCGACTCGCTCGGGATGACAGTCCTCGGCTACGACAGTACGGTGCAGGTGACGATGGATGATATGATCCATCATGCGAAGGCGGTCAGACGCGGAGCACCGGATACATACGTCGTTGTGGATATGCCATTCGGATCCTATCATGGAAATGATGACGACAGCGTCGGCAATGTCCTGAAACTCTATCAGCAGACAGGCGCCAATGCCGTCAAATTGGAGGGCGTGGAATGCGTCGATGTCATCCGCCGTTCCGTAGCCGCGGGTGTACCGATCGTCGCCCACCTCGGCCTTACGCCACAGTCGGTCGGTGTGACCGGCTTCAGGATGCAGGCCGGCACACAGGAAGCGGCGATGCAGCTGATCGAGGACACCAAGGCGGTCGAAGCGGCCGGTGCATGCATGGTGGTTCTCGAGGCCATCCCTTCCGACCTCGCCGGCAAAATCACCCGGACCCTCTCCATTCCGACGATCGGCATCGGTGCGGGGGCGGATGTGGACGGCCAGGTGCTCGTATACCATGATCTCCTGCAGTATGGAACCGACCGGCTGCCGAAATTCGTCAAACCGTATGCGGATTTCAATACGGCCGGAGTGGAGGGACTCAGGGCATACGCCGAAGCGGTCAAGGCCGCCCGCTTCCCGGATGAGGATACAACTTACAAGAGAAAGGTTTTTGAGGAATGATGAAGACAGCAGGTACAATAGAGGAAGTCCGCAATATACTGGAGGAACATCGCGGGGACAGCATCGCACTGGTGCCGACGATGGGCGCCCTCCACGAAGGGCATATGGCACTCGTCGATACAGCCAGAAGAAAAGGGGACATCGTCGCAGTCAGCATATTCGTCAACCCGCTGCAGTTCGGCCCGGATGAGGACCTCGACAGCTATCCGCGGAATCTCGAACGGGACCTTGAAATCTGCCGGGCGCACGGGGTGGATGTCGTCTTCCATCCGTCAGAGGATGAGATGTACCCGAAGGCACCGGAGCTTGAACTCCGCCTCCGGACGATGGCTTCCATTCTTGATGGGGTCAGAAGGCCGGGCCATTTCGAAGGTGTGGTGACGGTGGTGAACAAGCTGTTCAACATCGTCCGGCCGGATTTCGCCGTGTTCGGTGAAAAGGACCGCCAGCAGCTGATGATTATCCAGAGGATGGTGGAGGACTTCAATCATGATATCGAAGTCGTGGGGGTGTCGACCGAACGGGAATCCGACGGACTGGCCAAAAGCAGCAGGAATGTCAACCTGTCCGATACGGAACGCGCCGAGGCGCCGGCGATCAACCAGGCGCTTGAGATGGGCCGCGGACTGATACAGGAGGGCGTTTCCGATGCCGGAGAAGTCAAGGAGCGTATCGAAGCCCATGTCACGGACCATACTTCGGGCACAATAGACGACCTTCAGATATTCACACATCCCGATTTAAATCCTGTTCAAAACATTGATGGTGATGTTATAATATTCATTGCTGTTAAGTTCGCAAGAACACGGTTAATAGATAATATGATGGTGATAAAAAATGATCAGAACAATGATGAACGGTAAAATACATCGGGCGGTCGTTACAGAGGCCAACCTGAACTATGTGGGCAGCATTACAATCGACCCGGTACTGCTTGAAGCGGCGAACATACTGCCGAATGAACGGGTGCAGATCGTCAATAACAACAATGGAGAACGCCTTGAGACATATGTCATCGAAGGGGAGAGGGGTTCCCGCGAAATCTGCCTGAATGGTGCCGCCGCGAGAAAGGTGCAGGTCGGTGATGTCGTCATCATAATCAGCTATGTCCAGCTGGATGACAGCGAGTTGGATGGTTTCGAGCCGAATGTAGTAATCGTCGATCAGGACAACAATATCGTCGACCCCGAGTACATCGAAAAAAGACAAACCGAATACACACATCAATGAGTAATTAGACATCCGTTTAATTACTTTTTTTAAACTTTTGTAAAAGGAGGTGCAGCCATGTTCGGCAAACTGTTCTTCATCATTTTCGTCTATATCGTATCCACCATCCTCGCCCCGGCCGTGCAGTCCTATGATTTTAAGGAAGGCCTGAACGGGGAATACGCGACGGAATGGCTGGAAGCAAACGTATATCCGGCATATGACATGAGCGGCATACACGAAGTCAATAGTGCGCAGACGCAGGACGTTGAAGTGACCATGGAAAGTGAATATGACATCCAGGGTCAGGAAGTACTCGGAAGTGAGTATGCAGGGGATTTTGTCATCGAAGAGGACTATGGAAGATTCAGGATGGTGCTTGTCAATGAAGGGCAGGTGACAGGTGCCTATACGAACAGTGATGATGTATCAATCGACAACATAAACATTGAAGGCATGGACCGTGAGAGTGTCAGGAAGGTGTACGGGGAACCGGAGGACTCCATCAAAAAGGGATGGAAGCGGCTCAGGGTCGACAGCAATGAATATGCAGTATACGATCTGAAGGATAGATATGTCTATTTCTTCTATGATCTTCACGAAGAAGACAAGGTCAATGGGGCGCTCGTGGTGATGAAGGAGGAAGTCGAGGCGGGCGAGGCACTATACAACCATCCGCCGGCAGAGGACAATTCAAGGATGAACCATCTTCTGGTCAATGCCACCCGCTTCGAATATGATGTGGAGCCCCTCGAGACGTATGACAGGGCAGGCGTGGCGGCACAGGGCCACAGCGAGGATATGGCGGAACGCAACTACTTCGACCATGATTCGCCGGACGGGGAAACATTGAAGGACCGGGTCGAGGAGGCAGGGGTGCAGTACCGCATGGCCGGAGAGAACATCGCCATGGGACACACATCCCCGATATTCTCCCACCACAGCCTGATGAACTCCATCGACCACCGTGTGAATACGCTGAAGCCGGCATTCACCCATCTCGGTACGGGAACCGCCTATAATGATGAAAATGTGCCATATTATACAGAAAATTATATACAAAAGTAGATGGAATATTTGCCTTATGGTATAATATTATACAAATCAATGTGTTTGGAATCGTTTCTAAGGGGAATTTAAAAGTGAACGTCACGAATGCATTTTTTGACGATTATAACTTTTCCTACAGGCCCATCCTGATAGAATTGTAGAACGAGGGGATGCAGTTGATCAGTAAAACACAGGAAAATGAAACCAAAGATGCTAAAGATATTTTGGAACAAGTGAAAATAATACTTGGCAGATAGTCGAATGAACCAGTCTAGCGTATGACAGGATGGCATGGGAAAAGCGATAATAAAAAGGGCGCATACCAAAATGGTATGCGCCCTTTAAATATGCCCGAACCTGGTCAGAAGGACCTGAACAGTCCGACAACCTTGCCGAGGACGGTCACACTATCCAGAATGATCGGTTCCATGGAAGAGTTTTCAGGCTGCAGCCTGTAGTAGCCATTTTCCTTGTAGAAGCGCTTGACCGTCGCTTCATCCTCTTCCGTCATTGCAACGATGATATCCCCATTGTGTGCGATATTCTGCTTCCGTACGATGACCCGGTCCCCGTCGTGTATGCCGGTTTCAATCATGCTGTCACCGACGACATTCAGCAGGAAGATTTCACTGTTATGGTTTGCCGTGAAATGTTCGGGAAGCGGGAAATATTCATCGATGTTCTCGACTGCTGTGATCGGAAGGCCGGCAGTGACCTTACCAAGTACCGGAACATGGATGACGGCACCATGCTGCTCGTTTTCCTCCGTAATGATCTCAATTGCACGCGGCTTCGTCGGATCCCGCTTTATGAATCCCTTCTCCTGCAGCTTCGCAAGGTGTCCGTGGACGGTCGAACTGGACTGGAGGCCGACCGCGTTGCCTATCTCCCTTACACTTGGCGGATAGCCCTTTTCGTGAACGGTAGTCTTTATAAACTGATATATCTGCTTCTGTCTATCTGTTAGCGGCTTCATATATATACCTCCGGCTTATTATTGATTCAATTTTACCATATATATGGATGTGTTACAAACGTTTGTTCGTAATCCTGTTGACCCGGAACAGATGTTCTGTTACCATATTGGTACAAACACATGTTCTGGAGGGGAATACCATGACATTGAAGGAATTCAAACTATTGAGCGCCATTTTTGCATTTGCCCTGGCGGCCGGTCTTATATTCATGTTCGACTCCCATAATACAGAGAACGCCTATTCCGATATCGTTTATATAGATGAGTATGAAGTAGTGACAGAAGCGGATATTCTGGAACCTTCAGAGGAAACGCACGTTCCGGACGAACAGTATGCCGAACGGACACATATGGACCAGCTGATGGAAATGATCGGTTTTATAAAGTGATTATAGTGATTATCAAGTATGGGAATGGTCTCATACTTTTTTTTGTGTTAAATTATAGGTGAGTGGACAGGAGGTTTCGCAATGCTTGAAAAGGAAAAACTGCAACGAATCAATGCACTGGCTGCCAAAAAGAAGGCGGGCAGCATCAAAAAGGAAGAGCTTGAAGAACTGAAGGGGCTGCGGGAAGAGTACCTTGAAAACTTTCGATCCTCCTTCAGAAAACAGGTGGAGCACACCAGGGTGGTCGATCCAAAAGGCAATGATGTGACACCTGAAAAACTTAAACGCATTCAACAGGATAAAAATATCAGAGAATAAAGGAGCATGAATATGACATTCGACAAAACGGATCAGCTAGCAATCAATACAATCAGAACCCTTTCAATCGATGCAGTTGAAAAAGCCAATTCCGGACACCCGGGATTGCCGATGGGGGCAGCACCTATGGCGTATACGCTCTGGAGCCGTCATCTGAACTTCAACCCAAATTCCATGGCGTGGTTCAACCGCGACCGCTTCGTACTCAGTGCCGGACACGGTTCCATGCTCGTCTACAGCCTGCTTCATCTGAGTGGCGCGCTTGAAATGGAGGAACTGAAGAATTTCAGACAGTATGAATCGAAGACGCCCGGACATCCCGAGTTCAAGCATACTGAAGGCGTGGAGATCACGACCGGTCCCCTTGGACAGGGCTTTGCGATGAGCGTCGGCATGGCCATGGCTGAAAAGCATCTGGCTGCACGCTTCAACCGCAACAATTACAATGTTGTGGACCACTATACGTATGTCGTGGCAAGTGATGGCGATCTGATGGAAGGCGTTTCCCATGAGGCATCGTCCCTCGCCGGGCACCTGGCTCTCGACAAGCTTATCGTGCTGTATGATTCCAACGATATTTCACTTGATGGGGACCTGGACAAAAGTTTTTCAGAGGACATCAAGAAGCGCTTTGAAGGCTACAACTGGCACTATATAAAAGTGGCCGATGGCAATGATGTGGAAGCAATCGACAAGGCGATAGAGGAGGCGAAGTCCTCCGATAAGCCGACGATGATCGAAGTGAAGACGATCATCGGATATGGCGCTCCGAACAAGCAGGGCAAAAGTGCTTCCCACGGCGCGCCGCTTGGTGAAGAGGAACGCAAGGCAGCCTTCGAATACTATGGTTTTGATCCGGATGAGACGTTCAAAGTGGATGACGCCGTCTATGACCGCTTCAGTGAAACGATGAAGCAGAGAAGCAATGGCAGGGAAGCGGCATGGAATAAGATGCTCGAGGACTACAGGAATGAATATCCTGAACTCTACAGCGCACTCGATGATGCGATCAACCATCGTCTGAAGGAAGACTACGACAAGGATCTGCCGTTCTACGAAGCGGGCGACTCCAAGGCGACAAGGGCGACTTCAAGCGAAATGATCCAGGCGCTGTCCGGAACCGTTCCGACCCTCTTCGGCGGCGCTGCCGACCTCGCAAGCAGCAACAAGACGAACGTCAAGGATGAAGAGGACTTCGGTGCAGGAAACTATGACGGCCGCAATATCTGGTTTGGTGTCAGGGAATTCGGCATGGCCGCAGCCCTGAACGGCATGGCAGCGCATGGCGGCATCTACCCTTATGGCGGTACATTCTTCGTCTTCAGCGACTACATGAAGCCGGCCATCCGACTCAGTGCGCTGATGAAGCTGCCGGTGACATACGTGCTGACACACGACTCCATCGCAGTCGGGGAAGACGGTCCGACGCACGAGCCGGTCGAACAGCTTGCCGGACTCAGGGCGATTCCGAACTTGAACACGATCCGTCCGGGGGATGGTAATGAAGTCCGTGCCGCATGGAAAGTGGCGATGGAAGCAGAAGATGCACCAACAGCCCTCGTACTGACCCGTCAGAATGTCGAAACGATCGACGTCCCTTATGAAACGGTTGAAGCGGGTGTCAGAAAAGGTGGTTACCTTGCATTCGACAAAGGTGATGATGCGATCCTGTTCGCTTCAGGCAGTGAAGTGCCATTGGCAGTGAATGCAGCGAAGCAGCTGGATGCGCAGGGTGTCAGAGTGAAAGTCGCCTCCATCCCGAACATGCAGAATTTCCTCAAACAGGATGCAGAATATATCGAAAGCGTGCTCAATACACACATTGAAAACAGGACGGCAATTGAAATGGCCGCAAGCCTTGGCTGGCACCGTTTCATCGGCATGAACGGCAAGCTTCATACGATCGACACTTATGGTGCCAGTGCACCGGGAGACGTCGTCATCGAGAAGTACGGCTTTACTGTCGAACGCATCCTGCAGACAGTGATGGATAAATAATCTGTTGAAAAACACCTGCTTTTGATGTAAACTTTATTATGGTCTACGAAGAAAGAGGTGAGCAGTTTGGATACTTGGATATGGATACTGATTGTTATAGTTGCACTCATCGGTGGCGTTGCGCTTGGATTCTTCCTCGCAAGAAAGTACATGATGGACTATCTTGAGAAGAACCCGCCGATCAATGAAGACATGCTCAGGATGATGATGATGCAGATGGGACAGAAACCTTCCCAGAAGAAAATCAATCAGATGATGACAATGATGAATCGCAATACGGATTCAAAATCAGCAAAAGATCGTATGAAAGCTTCAAAAAAATAAAGATGAACCCTTCCGCCTGAGCGGGAGGGTTTATTTTTGTAGAATTTCAACTTTCACTTTTTTGTTTAGAAACTTAAAACTTTTTTGAATATTCATTGTATAGGCATAAGTATTCATATATAATTGAGTTATTCAAACGAAGGAGGAAAATTGATGAACAAACGGTATTTTATGCTATTTTTTGTGATTGTACTCACTCTGGCACTCGCTGCCTGCACGGATGATTCCGATGTGGAAGAGGGCGCGGATGACAGTGCAGGGGGAGGCGATGGCGGTACGGGTGACCTGACCATCGCGATGATGGATGATGCGGTGACCCTGGATCCGCACGGCAGTAATGATTCCGCTTCTGCACAGGTCAGAAGGAACATTTATGAGACGCTTGTATTCCAGGAAGTGGACATGGCACTCGCGCCGGGGCTTGCCGAGGAATGGGAAGCGACCGAAGACGATGTATGGAACTTCACATTGAGGGAGGGGACGACTTTCCATAATGGTTCCGAGTTCACTGCCGAAGATGTCAAGGCGACGCTGGATCGTGTAAGGGATACGGCGGTTGCATCCCAGGTTGCTTTCCTGTTCGAGATGATTTCCGAGGTGGAGGTTGTAGGGGACTATGAAGTGAACCTGCATACCGAATATCCTTTTGCACCGCTGCCGAGCCACCTGGCACATAATACAGCCGGAATCATGAGCAAGGAGCTCATCGACCAGGACTATCAGGCTGCGCTTGATGAAGCGGGTGTGGATATGACTGCAGATGAATACTACGAAATCCGTGAAGAAGGCGGGTCCGAGTATGACGATGTGGCCGACCAGATCTCCGAGCATATCGGCTCGGTCATCGGTTCCGAAGCGGATGGAACGAACCACCTGATGTTCCAGTCCCGTGCAGCAGGGGAAGAGACTGTACTTGAGAAGTTCGATGACTTCCAGGGCGGCGAACGCAACTTCGAAACGGTGACATTCCGTGTCATCCCTGAAAATGGCGCGCGTATGGCGGAACTTGAAACAGGCGGCATCCAGATTGCTGGAGATGTCGATTCCTCAAGTGCAGTACGCGTGGAAGAAGGGGAAGAGACAGAGCTTGTAGAGCAGGAATCCGTAAGGATGTCCTACCTCGGTTTCAATACTCAAAAGGAACCGTTCGATGATGTCAGGGTCAGACAGGCGATTTCATATGCGATCGACAGGGATGAAATCATCTCCGGCGTATATGATGATATGGGCATCAAGGCCGATGGCCCGCTGGCACCAGATGTATGGGGCCATGATGAAAACCTCGAGGGCATAGAGTATGATATGGAAAGAGCACAGGAACTGCTGGCAGAAACGGATGTTGCGGACGGTTTCGAGACTACGATCTGGGTGGATGAAGATCCGCAGATCATCGATACGGCCGTGTACATCCAGGAAAGGCTTTCCGAATTGAACATTGATGTCCAGGTCGAGCAGTTCGAGTGGGGTACGTATCTCGATCGTACAGCACAGGGAGATCATGAGATGTTCATCCTCGGTTGGACGACGGTGACAGCGGATGCGGATTATGGCCTTTATGCGCTATTCCATTCAAATAGCCATGGTGAAACAGGCAACCGTTCATTCTATACGAATGAAGAAGTCGACAGTCTGCTCGATGAAGGGCGTACAGAACCTGACGAAGAGGCACGGTTCGAAGCATATAGCCAGGCACAGGAAATTCTAATCGAAGAAGCACCGGCGGCCTACCTGTTCCATACCAACTTTGCGATGGGTGTGAACTCATCACAGGTGAGTGGTGCAGACCTGGATCCAGTCGGCAACATCAGGATTGAAAATATCACATTTGAATAATTGCTTCATATTTCCAAACGAAATCCCCGTCTGATAAATGATCAGACGGGGGTTTTTATGCTGCATCATACTTTTTCAACGACATAGGCCTTCTTTTCCCTGAAGTGTTTTTCGCCATCTTCGGAAGAATGTTCGAAGAAGCCTTCGGACTCGTGGAGCACCCTGAACTCGCGTTCAGGATCTGAGAACAGCTGGTTGTCATTTGTAGACAATATCACTGCATCGGTCGTTGTGATAAAACTGTCGATTTCGTTCGCTTTGTAATGCTCTCCGGGTTTCAGAGTGTTCAGGCCTGGCTTGGACATAAATCACCCTCCTGAATATTATATTCCAATATAATTTTTCCCATTGATCTCTAATTTAAACCTGTACATCACTGGACAATTAAGGAATGAAAAAGTGAAGATCCTGCAATGTTGATTATTTCATATTTCGAAACATATGGTAGAATTTAGATGTATATGACAGCAAGGAGGATCGAGATGAAAGTATTCAGGAAATTGGGATGGTTTTTCAGCCGGGAATGGCGGAGCTATACTGTCGGGGTCATCATGCTGATTCTTGTGGCATTGATGGAACTCGTTCCACCGCAGGTGATCGGCTGGGTGATTGATGGCATCACCCAGGAGACGCTGACGGGGAACCGGCTGCTGCAGTTCATTCTGCTGCTTGTTGCCGTCGCCGTATTGACATACATAGTCAGGTATTTCTGGCGCATCATGATTTTTGGGGCGAGCTACCGCCTTGGGAGGATTCTCAGGTCCCGTCTCTACCGGAAATATTCCGAGATGAGTCCGGCGTTCTACCAGAAGCGCCGAACGGGCGACTTGATGGCCCATGCGACGAATGACATACAGGCGGTCCAGGCTACGGCCGGGGCAGGGATACTCACCATTGCAGACTCCCTCATCACAGGGGGTGCGGTGCTGATCACGATGGCGATTACGATCAGTCCGACACTGACGCTCATCGCCATGATTCCACTGCCGCTCATGGTCATCCTGACGAGCTATTATGGCACATTGATGAACCGCGGTTTCAAGAAGGCTCAAGCGGCCTTCAGCATGCTGAATGACAAGACGCAGGAGAGCATATCGGGCATCAAGGTGACGAAGACATTCGGCTACGAGGGAAGCGACCAGGCGGATTTCCGCAAGCTGAGTGATGATGTGGTCGAGAAGAACCTGAAGGTTTCGAAAGTCGATGCACTGTTCGACCCGACGATCATGATGGTCATCGGCATCAGCTACTTCCTGTCCATCTTCTTCGGTGCGCGCATGGTGCTGGACGGCACAATCACCATCGGTGAGCTTGTGACCTTCACTACCTACCTCGGCATGATGGTGTGGCCGCTTCTCGCGCTCGGATGGTTCTTCAACCTGGTCCAGCGGGGGAGCGCCTCATATGACCGCATTCAGGATATCATGGATACAACGAACCAGATCGGCGCAGACTATCGCATCGAAGATCAGCCGGACGGGGATATCGACTTCAATATCGGCGCGTTCAACTTCCCGGGCGATGAATCGGATGGACTGAGGGATATCCGTTTCACCATCCGGAAAGGGTCGACGGTCGGCATTGTCGGACGCACCGGTTCGGGGAAAAGCGCCCTGATCCGTCTGCTGCTCCGGGAATTCGATACGGTCAATCCGGAGGATATCCGGTACGGGCGCCATGCCCTCCGTGACTACAGTATCCGGAACCTCAGAAGCCAATTCGGGTATGTGCCGCAGGATCATTTCCTGTTCTCGACGACGATACGGAACAACATCGCCTTCAGCAATCCTGACCTGCAGGATGAAGAGATCTTCCATGCAGCGAGGCTCAGCTACATCCATGAGGACATCAGCGGCTTCCCGGACGGCTACGAAACCGTTGTAGGGGAGCGGGGCGTATCGCTCTCAGGCGGACAGAAGCAGCGGATTTCCA
This genomic interval carries:
- the tkt gene encoding transketolase, which codes for MTFDKTDQLAINTIRTLSIDAVEKANSGHPGLPMGAAPMAYTLWSRHLNFNPNSMAWFNRDRFVLSAGHGSMLVYSLLHLSGALEMEELKNFRQYESKTPGHPEFKHTEGVEITTGPLGQGFAMSVGMAMAEKHLAARFNRNNYNVVDHYTYVVASDGDLMEGVSHEASSLAGHLALDKLIVLYDSNDISLDGDLDKSFSEDIKKRFEGYNWHYIKVADGNDVEAIDKAIEEAKSSDKPTMIEVKTIIGYGAPNKQGKSASHGAPLGEEERKAAFEYYGFDPDETFKVDDAVYDRFSETMKQRSNGREAAWNKMLEDYRNEYPELYSALDDAINHRLKEDYDKDLPFYEAGDSKATRATSSEMIQALSGTVPTLFGGAADLASSNKTNVKDEEDFGAGNYDGRNIWFGVREFGMAAALNGMAAHGGIYPYGGTFFVFSDYMKPAIRLSALMKLPVTYVLTHDSIAVGEDGPTHEPVEQLAGLRAIPNLNTIRPGDGNEVRAAWKVAMEAEDAPTALVLTRQNVETIDVPYETVEAGVRKGGYLAFDKGDDAILFASGSEVPLAVNAAKQLDAQGVRVKVASIPNMQNFLKQDAEYIESVLNTHIENRTAIEMAASLGWHRFIGMNGKLHTIDTYGASAPGDVVIEKYGFTVERILQTVMDK
- a CDS encoding YneF family protein — its product is MDTWIWILIVIVALIGGVALGFFLARKYMMDYLEKNPPINEDMLRMMMMQMGQKPSQKKINQMMTMMNRNTDSKSAKDRMKASKK
- the lexA gene encoding transcriptional repressor LexA: MKPLTDRQKQIYQFIKTTVHEKGYPPSVREIGNAVGLQSSSTVHGHLAKLQEKGFIKRDPTKPRAIEIITEENEQHGAVIHVPVLGKVTAGLPITAVENIDEYFPLPEHFTANHNSEIFLLNVVGDSMIETGIHDGDRVIVRKQNIAHNGDIIVAMTEEDEATVKRFYKENGYYRLQPENSSMEPIILDSVTVLGKVVGLFRSF
- a CDS encoding DUF896 domain-containing protein produces the protein MLEKEKLQRINALAAKKKAGSIKKEELEELKGLREEYLENFRSSFRKQVEHTRVVDPKGNDVTPEKLKRIQQDKNIRE
- the panB gene encoding 3-methyl-2-oxobutanoate hydroxymethyltransferase, whose product is MKATSDWKRMKMEGERITMVTAYDYPSAKQSEAAGLDTLLVGDSLGMTVLGYDSTVQVTMDDMIHHAKAVRRGAPDTYVVVDMPFGSYHGNDDDSVGNVLKLYQQTGANAVKLEGVECVDVIRRSVAAGVPIVAHLGLTPQSVGVTGFRMQAGTQEAAMQLIEDTKAVEAAGACMVVLEAIPSDLAGKITRTLSIPTIGIGAGADVDGQVLVYHDLLQYGTDRLPKFVKPYADFNTAGVEGLRAYAEAVKAARFPDEDTTYKRKVFEE
- a CDS encoding ABC transporter transmembrane domain-containing protein, translating into MKVFRKLGWFFSREWRSYTVGVIMLILVALMELVPPQVIGWVIDGITQETLTGNRLLQFILLLVAVAVLTYIVRYFWRIMIFGASYRLGRILRSRLYRKYSEMSPAFYQKRRTGDLMAHATNDIQAVQATAGAGILTIADSLITGGAVLITMAITISPTLTLIAMIPLPLMVILTSYYGTLMNRGFKKAQAAFSMLNDKTQESISGIKVTKTFGYEGSDQADFRKLSDDVVEKNLKVSKVDALFDPTIMMVIGISYFLSIFFGARMVLDGTITIGELVTFTTYLGMMVWPLLALGWFFNLVQRGSASYDRIQDIMDTTNQIGADYRIEDQPDGDIDFNIGAFNFPGDESDGLRDIRFTIRKGSTVGIVGRTGSGKSALIRLLLREFDTVNPEDIRYGRHALRDYSIRNLRSQFGYVPQDHFLFSTTIRNNIAFSNPDLQDEEIFHAARLSYIHEDISGFPDGYETVVGERGVSLSGGQKQRISIARALIMDPEVLILDDSLSAVDAETEEQILANIQSNRTGKTNIITAHRMSAVSHADLIIVMDSGTIIEHGDHYELMKQRGWYHDTYNAQALREALESSLDDLVQREDG
- a CDS encoding CAP-associated domain-containing protein, coding for MFGKLFFIIFVYIVSTILAPAVQSYDFKEGLNGEYATEWLEANVYPAYDMSGIHEVNSAQTQDVEVTMESEYDIQGQEVLGSEYAGDFVIEEDYGRFRMVLVNEGQVTGAYTNSDDVSIDNINIEGMDRESVRKVYGEPEDSIKKGWKRLRVDSNEYAVYDLKDRYVYFFYDLHEEDKVNGALVVMKEEVEAGEALYNHPPAEDNSRMNHLLVNATRFEYDVEPLETYDRAGVAAQGHSEDMAERNYFDHDSPDGETLKDRVEEAGVQYRMAGENIAMGHTSPIFSHHSLMNSIDHRVNTLKPAFTHLGTGTAYNDENVPYYTENYIQK
- the panC gene encoding pantoate--beta-alanine ligase, coding for MMKTAGTIEEVRNILEEHRGDSIALVPTMGALHEGHMALVDTARRKGDIVAVSIFVNPLQFGPDEDLDSYPRNLERDLEICRAHGVDVVFHPSEDEMYPKAPELELRLRTMASILDGVRRPGHFEGVVTVVNKLFNIVRPDFAVFGEKDRQQLMIIQRMVEDFNHDIEVVGVSTERESDGLAKSSRNVNLSDTERAEAPAINQALEMGRGLIQEGVSDAGEVKERIEAHVTDHTSGTIDDLQIFTHPDLNPVQNIDGDVIIFIAVKFARTRLIDNMMVIKNDQNNDER
- a CDS encoding glutathione ABC transporter substrate-binding protein; this encodes MNKRYFMLFFVIVLTLALAACTDDSDVEEGADDSAGGGDGGTGDLTIAMMDDAVTLDPHGSNDSASAQVRRNIYETLVFQEVDMALAPGLAEEWEATEDDVWNFTLREGTTFHNGSEFTAEDVKATLDRVRDTAVASQVAFLFEMISEVEVVGDYEVNLHTEYPFAPLPSHLAHNTAGIMSKELIDQDYQAALDEAGVDMTADEYYEIREEGGSEYDDVADQISEHIGSVIGSEADGTNHLMFQSRAAGEETVLEKFDDFQGGERNFETVTFRVIPENGARMAELETGGIQIAGDVDSSSAVRVEEGEETELVEQESVRMSYLGFNTQKEPFDDVRVRQAISYAIDRDEIISGVYDDMGIKADGPLAPDVWGHDENLEGIEYDMERAQELLAETDVADGFETTIWVDEDPQIIDTAVYIQERLSELNIDVQVEQFEWGTYLDRTAQGDHEMFILGWTTVTADADYGLYALFHSNSHGETGNRSFYTNEEVDSLLDEGRTEPDEEARFEAYSQAQEILIEEAPAAYLFHTNFAMGVNSSQVSGADLDPVGNIRIENITFE
- the panD gene encoding aspartate 1-decarboxylase, whose translation is MIRTMMNGKIHRAVVTEANLNYVGSITIDPVLLEAANILPNERVQIVNNNNGERLETYVIEGERGSREICLNGAAARKVQVGDVVIIISYVQLDDSELDGFEPNVVIVDQDNNIVDPEYIEKRQTEYTHQ